The proteins below are encoded in one region of Paenibacillus sp.:
- a CDS encoding glycoside hydrolase family 43 protein has translation MPVYNAASDTSHPRQGHRLADIPVHDPFVLSHAADQTYYLYTSGTPRFTDLPRCGVLMYKSTTLTEWEGPYVVFTVPDGAWAHPQHGTWAPEVHEYKGKYYLFVTLHNEDAVIADVPEVWRKNHLRGTSIAVADSPAGPFVLLKKDAPVPPPSFMTLDGTLFVDDAGRPWMVYCHEWIQIADGTFEAIPLKEDLSEADGDPIHLFKASDAPWINAERKPSAEPSVYVSDGCQLYRTKGGHLVMLWSSYNEQGYVQTIARSASGTLKGPWEQLEPLVYEDSGHGMLFRTFEGTRLLIVHQPFRMPDSRAKIYEMEELPDRFRVVRAREDLHG, from the coding sequence ATGCCCGTGTACAACGCTGCTTCCGATACATCCCATCCGCGCCAAGGTCACCGTTTGGCCGACATTCCCGTCCATGATCCATTCGTCCTGTCCCATGCGGCCGATCAAACTTACTACCTATATACAAGCGGGACCCCGCGCTTTACCGATCTGCCGCGCTGCGGCGTCCTCATGTACAAGAGCACAACGTTAACGGAATGGGAAGGGCCGTACGTCGTGTTTACCGTTCCGGACGGCGCGTGGGCGCATCCCCAGCACGGGACGTGGGCGCCGGAAGTTCACGAATACAAGGGAAAATATTATTTGTTCGTCACGCTCCATAACGAGGACGCGGTGATCGCGGACGTTCCGGAGGTATGGCGCAAGAACCATTTGCGGGGAACGAGCATCGCCGTGGCCGACTCGCCGGCGGGGCCTTTCGTTCTGTTGAAGAAAGACGCCCCCGTCCCCCCGCCATCGTTCATGACGCTCGACGGCACCTTGTTTGTCGACGACGCCGGTCGCCCTTGGATGGTGTACTGCCACGAATGGATTCAAATCGCGGACGGCACGTTCGAGGCGATCCCGTTGAAAGAAGATTTGTCGGAAGCCGACGGGGATCCGATCCATCTGTTCAAAGCGTCGGACGCGCCTTGGATCAACGCCGAGCGCAAACCGAGCGCGGAACCGTCCGTGTACGTGTCCGACGGCTGTCAGTTGTATCGGACGAAGGGCGGACATTTGGTCATGCTGTGGTCGAGCTATAACGAGCAAGGGTACGTACAGACGATCGCCCGCTCGGCTTCCGGTACGCTCAAGGGGCCATGGGAGCAGCTGGAGCCGCTTGTCTACGAGGACAGCGGACACGGAATGCTGTTCCGCACGTTCGAAGGGACGCGGCTGCTCATTGTTCATCAGCCCTTCCGCATGCCGGATTCGCGGGCGAAGATTTACGAGATGGAGGAGCTTCCGGATCGGTTTCGAGTCGTGCGCGCGAGAGAGGATTTGCACGGCTGA
- a CDS encoding LacI family DNA-binding transcriptional regulator: MKTITVYDIAKEANVSVATVSRVLNDTAPVKASTREKVNAVIQKYQFQPNALARSLISKATGMIGMILPDITNPFFPEVFKGAEDEARAKGYTFFLCNSGGDYRRESEYLSALKEKRVDGIIFLGGRINASRCSPELASEVAELAEQIPVILVNGALPKSGVHRVMSDETLGAELAMQHLIDLGHRDIAFIGGVADMIPTMQKVKAFKKKLSENGLPIRPEWVLNKDFSVENGKELMAELLRGSKRPSAVMCVNDFTAVGAVKTAIERGLRIPEDISIVGYDDTPLSTTVIPELTTVAQRTYELGKQSVTLLHQLINGEKTKKVTMLRPELVVRQSTGPYRAR, from the coding sequence ATGAAAACGATCACGGTATACGACATTGCGAAAGAAGCCAATGTGTCCGTCGCGACGGTTTCGCGGGTGCTCAACGATACCGCGCCGGTGAAGGCGAGCACGCGGGAGAAGGTCAACGCCGTCATTCAAAAATACCAGTTCCAACCGAACGCGCTGGCGAGGAGCTTGATCAGCAAGGCGACCGGGATGATCGGGATGATTTTGCCGGATATTACGAACCCGTTCTTCCCGGAAGTGTTCAAAGGCGCCGAGGACGAAGCTCGGGCGAAGGGGTATACGTTCTTCCTATGCAATTCGGGGGGCGACTACCGCAGGGAGTCCGAGTATTTGTCCGCCTTGAAGGAGAAACGAGTTGACGGCATCATTTTCCTCGGAGGACGAATTAATGCATCCCGCTGCAGCCCGGAGCTGGCGAGCGAAGTCGCGGAGCTGGCGGAGCAAATTCCCGTCATTCTCGTGAACGGCGCGCTGCCGAAAAGCGGCGTCCATCGGGTCATGTCGGACGAAACGCTCGGGGCGGAGCTGGCCATGCAGCATTTGATCGATTTGGGACACCGGGACATCGCGTTCATCGGCGGCGTCGCCGATATGATCCCGACGATGCAGAAGGTGAAAGCTTTTAAGAAAAAATTGTCGGAGAACGGCCTTCCGATCCGGCCGGAATGGGTGCTGAACAAAGACTTTTCCGTGGAAAACGGCAAGGAACTGATGGCAGAGCTGCTGCGCGGTTCGAAGCGGCCGAGCGCGGTCATGTGCGTGAACGACTTCACCGCCGTCGGCGCCGTCAAAACCGCGATCGAGCGCGGGCTGCGCATCCCCGAGGACATCTCGATCGTAGGATATGACGATACGCCGCTGTCCACGACCGTGATTCCGGAATTAACGACGGTCGCGCAGCGGACGTACGAGCTCGGCAAGCAATCCGTCACGCTCCTCCATCAGCTAATCAACGGGGAGAAGACGAAGAAAGTAACGATGCTGCGCCCGGAGCTGGTCGTCCGGCAAAGCACCGGCCCCTATCGCGCGAGGTAG
- a CDS encoding ABC transporter substrate-binding protein: MVKARKWFAMLLAIVLTVVLAACTGGGSGAEAPKGSDGGTGTSTNENGGNEGGIDTSKFVKISYVVLGNKPTNGQFEKVMAQVNAKMKEKINAELEWKWVEWADWQTKYNLLLASGEPIDLITIGTDWLDTWGNAQRGAFLPLDDLLPKYAPQTWSEIPENHWAESKYNGKIVLIPENSFTQWVNHGFFYRGDWAKEAGITEPIKDFEGIGRYLQWIKDNKPDVIPWDATGAAGVWDGWVTSYTDALGLPISTGYMPVFFTKSYDERYTVVSPVFDETFVDFAKTMKEWGDKGFWREDVLNNKNDNRASLKAGLSGLDQHHTQTFSGLRVEMDNQQPGSELQMFPFSRTRQNLLELTITHGGTSVGAHSKNPERALMAYELIRNDEEIYRLINYGIEGVQYEIKDGKRVRPEGYDEARDGFYSNFWGGRVDKFEIPSVTTWDQIDETLYAEYDQYKKPFPYGQFVFDKSAVEAEITAISQVTGEMGAAISYGKAGDPVKAVEEFRQKLKTAGYDKVLAELQRQMDEYKAFMEK; encoded by the coding sequence ATGGTGAAAGCAAGAAAATGGTTCGCGATGCTGCTGGCGATCGTCCTCACGGTCGTTCTGGCGGCTTGCACCGGCGGAGGCAGCGGAGCCGAAGCGCCGAAAGGCAGCGACGGCGGCACCGGGACGTCGACGAACGAGAACGGCGGCAACGAAGGCGGCATCGATACGTCCAAATTCGTCAAAATCAGTTACGTCGTGCTCGGCAACAAGCCGACGAACGGGCAGTTCGAGAAAGTGATGGCGCAGGTCAACGCGAAGATGAAGGAGAAAATTAACGCCGAGCTCGAATGGAAATGGGTCGAGTGGGCGGATTGGCAGACGAAGTACAACCTGCTGCTCGCGTCCGGGGAACCGATCGATTTGATCACGATCGGCACGGACTGGCTCGACACATGGGGCAACGCCCAGCGCGGCGCATTCCTGCCGCTGGACGATTTGCTGCCGAAGTACGCGCCTCAGACGTGGTCGGAAATTCCGGAGAACCATTGGGCCGAGAGCAAATATAACGGGAAGATCGTGCTCATTCCGGAGAACAGCTTTACGCAGTGGGTCAACCACGGGTTCTTCTATCGCGGCGACTGGGCGAAGGAAGCGGGCATTACGGAGCCGATCAAAGATTTCGAAGGCATCGGGCGGTACCTCCAGTGGATCAAGGACAACAAGCCGGACGTCATTCCGTGGGACGCGACGGGAGCGGCCGGCGTGTGGGACGGTTGGGTGACGTCGTATACCGACGCGCTCGGACTGCCGATTTCGACGGGCTATATGCCGGTGTTTTTCACGAAATCGTACGATGAACGGTATACGGTCGTGAGCCCGGTCTTCGACGAAACGTTCGTGGACTTCGCGAAGACGATGAAGGAATGGGGCGACAAAGGGTTCTGGCGCGAGGACGTCCTGAACAACAAAAACGACAACCGCGCGTCGCTGAAAGCGGGATTGTCGGGTCTCGACCAGCACCATACCCAAACGTTCTCCGGTTTGCGCGTGGAGATGGATAATCAACAGCCGGGCTCCGAGCTGCAGATGTTCCCGTTCTCCCGGACGAGACAAAACCTGTTGGAGTTGACGATTACGCACGGGGGCACGTCGGTCGGCGCGCACAGCAAAAATCCGGAGCGGGCGTTGATGGCGTACGAATTGATCCGCAACGACGAAGAAATTTACCGTTTGATCAACTACGGCATCGAAGGCGTTCAGTACGAGATCAAAGACGGCAAGCGGGTGCGTCCGGAAGGCTACGACGAAGCGAGAGACGGCTTCTACTCCAACTTCTGGGGCGGCCGCGTCGACAAGTTCGAAATTCCGAGCGTAACGACGTGGGATCAGATCGACGAAACGCTGTACGCGGAATACGATCAGTACAAGAAACCGTTCCCGTACGGTCAATTCGTCTTCGACAAGTCCGCGGTCGAAGCCGAAATTACCGCGATTTCGCAAGTAACGGGCGAGATGGGCGCCGCGATTTCGTACGGCAAAGCGGGCGATCCCGTCAAAGCGGTGGAGGAATTCCGCCAGAAGCTGAAGACGGCGGGCTACGACAAGGTGCTGGCGGAGCTGCAGCGACAAATGGACGAATATAAAGCGTTCATGGAGAAATAA
- a CDS encoding carbohydrate ABC transporter permease, producing the protein MEHQLEHSTGSGSIRTDLSGTLIKIVGYAFISLFALCCLLPFLLVLGTSFTSEMSIKRHGFNFWPREFSTFAYKIVFENPDMIVGSYLVTMGITLAGTAVGLFLVAMTGYALQRPDFQFRNGISFYIYFTTLFSGGLVPFYLLITQYLSLKDNYLAVLLPGLMSPFLIIMMKAFVRSIPHAITESAKIDGAGDFTIFMKLILPMTTPALATIGLFIALGYWNEWYHSMLFLSADMKYRPLQLFLYNTITSADFIRNSAAASNVDLRDVPLESMKMATAVVATGPVILFYPFVQRYFIKGITVGAVKG; encoded by the coding sequence ATGGAACATCAACTGGAGCACTCGACCGGCAGCGGCAGCATCCGCACCGATCTCAGCGGGACGCTGATCAAAATTGTCGGCTACGCGTTTATTTCGTTATTCGCGCTCTGCTGCCTGCTGCCGTTCCTGCTCGTGCTGGGCACGTCGTTCACGTCCGAAATGTCGATCAAGAGACACGGCTTCAATTTTTGGCCGCGGGAGTTCAGCACGTTCGCCTACAAAATCGTGTTCGAAAACCCGGACATGATCGTAGGTTCGTACCTCGTAACCATGGGGATCACGCTCGCGGGAACGGCGGTCGGATTGTTTCTCGTGGCAATGACCGGCTACGCGCTGCAGCGCCCGGACTTCCAGTTCCGGAACGGGATCTCGTTCTACATCTACTTCACGACGCTGTTTTCCGGCGGGCTCGTTCCGTTCTATCTGCTCATTACGCAGTACTTGAGCTTGAAGGATAACTACCTTGCCGTGCTGCTCCCGGGTCTGATGAGTCCGTTCCTGATCATCATGATGAAAGCGTTCGTTCGTTCGATTCCGCACGCAATTACCGAATCGGCGAAAATCGACGGCGCCGGCGATTTCACCATTTTCATGAAGCTGATTTTGCCGATGACGACGCCGGCGCTGGCGACGATCGGGCTGTTTATCGCCCTAGGCTACTGGAACGAGTGGTACCATTCCATGCTGTTCCTGTCGGCGGATATGAAATACAGGCCGCTCCAACTGTTCCTGTACAACACCATCACCAGCGCCGACTTTATCCGCAATTCCGCGGCGGCGTCCAACGTCGATCTCCGCGACGTGCCGCTCGAATCGATGAAGATGGCGACGGCCGTCGTCGCGACGGGACCGGTCATTTTGTTCTACCCGTTCGTGCAGCGGTACTTTATCAAAGGCATCACGGTCGGCGCGGTCAAAGGATAA
- a CDS encoding ABC transporter permease: protein MCLPAIVFFLVFAYLPMPGLYLAFIKYNYSDGIFRSPFVGFDNFRFLIINGDLWRLTFNTIAYNLAFILLGNVLQIFVAVLLNELRLKWFKKISQTLMFLPHFISAVLIGLIAYNVLSYDYGYLNSVLQSFGMEPIKTYSNPDIWPFIIVLTYLWQSTGYGSIVYFAAIMGLDNEIVEASEIDGANAFQRILYIVLPWLKPTFIILLLFSLGGILKGNFGLFYNLVGANNTSLYATTDIIETYVFRSLMNNFNFSMGSAVSLYQSIFGFFVVITANWLVRKFSPENSLF, encoded by the coding sequence ATGTGCTTGCCGGCCATCGTCTTTTTCCTCGTCTTCGCGTACTTGCCGATGCCCGGCCTCTATCTGGCTTTCATTAAATACAACTACTCGGACGGCATCTTCCGAAGCCCGTTCGTAGGGTTCGATAATTTCCGGTTTTTGATCATTAACGGCGACTTATGGCGTCTCACCTTCAATACGATCGCGTACAATTTGGCGTTCATTTTGCTCGGGAACGTGCTGCAAATTTTCGTCGCGGTGCTGCTGAACGAGCTGCGGCTGAAGTGGTTCAAGAAAATTTCGCAAACGTTAATGTTTCTGCCCCACTTCATTTCCGCCGTCTTGATCGGTCTGATCGCTTACAACGTGCTCAGCTACGATTACGGGTATTTAAACAGCGTGCTGCAGTCGTTCGGCATGGAGCCGATCAAAACGTACTCGAACCCGGACATTTGGCCGTTCATTATCGTGCTCACGTATTTGTGGCAGTCGACGGGGTACGGATCGATCGTCTATTTCGCAGCCATCATGGGGCTCGATAACGAAATCGTCGAGGCGTCGGAAATCGACGGCGCCAACGCGTTTCAGCGCATCCTGTATATCGTGCTTCCTTGGCTGAAGCCGACGTTCATTATTTTGCTGCTGTTCTCGCTCGGGGGCATACTGAAAGGCAATTTCGGATTGTTTTACAACCTGGTGGGGGCTAACAACACGAGTCTTTACGCGACGACGGACATTATTGAAACTTACGTATTCCGATCGTTGATGAACAACTTCAATTTCTCGATGGGCAGCGCAGTCAGTTTGTATCAGTCGATCTTCGGGTTTTTCGTCGTCATTACGGCGAACTGGCTCGTTCGGAAATTTTCGCCGGAAAATTCGTTGTTTTAA